DNA sequence from the Nicotiana tomentosiformis chromosome 3, ASM39032v3, whole genome shotgun sequence genome:
tACTGCCTGCACGAGAGAATGAGAGATTAGACTTGGGAATCCAAACAAGTTTTGGGTCCCTAGTAATGAGGGAATGGGTGAATCACACGTCTTTTTGTCCATGTAGGCATCACACATTTCTTTTTAAGAGAATCAGGTTCCTTAGCAGTAGATACTTTTTTTAACAAAAATTTTGTTTTTCCGTTGAGACTGAAACTATGCTTTACGTGAACTTTTGTAATGACCAGTCTTACCAGAGTGAGTGCAAAGCCAGTTATGAGGTATAATAACATACTTGTTGTGTGAGTTATAGGGGGCTTTTTCCTTGTGGAACCCGATTCCTTGCATGTTACCCCCATTACTTTTATACGTAGAAATGATtgtatcagaggaccaggtctACTTCAGAGATTTATCTAGATTATTTTTAACCCTGCTTAAATCTTCCTAAAGTCATCTATTCATTTTAAGTTCAGCAGCAAGactcaattttatatttttgagttcattttcaagcttaaggtGTGCCTCACTTGCCACTTCCTTTCCTTTAGATGAGTTCATACATTTTTCCATTGAATCTTTTAAGAggatattttctttctttgtttcctCCACTGTTTTCTTCAAATCTACAACTACAACTACCATATCATCTCTCTCTTGTTCTAACTCTCTGATTTCTTcagttaaaatatttttatcactacTGAGGTTGTAGTAAGCATCAATTAAAATATTAGCTAAACATACTAACTTCTTTTTAGAATAagacttcaaatttctttgaacgtcCAGAAAGTTTACCTTATCGTCATCATCTTCTTTATCCTCATCAGATTTTAACATCAGTGCAAATATGGAATCATATTTTGCAGCTTTGTGTCTTCTTGTTCATCATCACCCTCAAATTCACTCGAGGAATCCCCCTAGGCAGCCAGAGCTTGCTTTACAATATTATCAACGACATCTCTTCTCTTGAACTTCCTATCAGGGACCGGGTTCCTCTTAACCATCTTGTAAGCATTGTGTTTGTAATGGTCCTGCTTGTGGAGAGGACAATCTTTGATGAAATGTCCTGGCCTTCCGCACTTGTGATAGCAATCATATCCTTTAGTGTTTATGTTAGAACTGCCCTTCTTGGTAATGCCTCAATTTCTACGAACCATTTGAAATCTTgatggtctgtaggttgattgaccttcttcaaaaTTTGATGGAGCAGCCATgtagatcctttctaggtgttagccttaTAGAAAGAACCTActttgataccaattgatgtaagctaagagtccaccaaactatatagagaacctggttctctattagttcctacagaacacacacacacaacggtaagtaaataacacaataatatttTATGTAGAAAACtctcagctcacgggattaaaaatcacgacctacactaGTAGGATTTCAATTTTACTAACCGAGCAACTTTAGATTGTAACCTATTGTAActtaggaattaaactcttaatccctcacctacttgcaataactatattgcaagtctctttgtaataactctattacaaatcAATAAatcttgactaactctagtcaagaaactAAACCAAAAAGCGGTTTAAATCTGCCCTACAAAGACACTTCTTGAAAGTAGTGTAGGATTACAAATGCAGAACAAATAACAAAGACTCAATAAACCTAAGGATTTAAGATATCTTCAATCTTTGGATCTGGTCTTTGAGGTTGCAACAACTTTGTTTTTGAGAGAGGTGATGGCTAACATTTGAGAGAATattatctttttggattttcaagTCTTGAGAAAATGAAATCGCTTGCCTCATGTTGATAATATGCGTGTGATGTCATCAAGGATGATGCAATAAAGTGTCCTTTAGTTTGGCTTTAGCAAGCTACAACTGTGCTGCTGTATTGCTGCCAGACGGTACAGTGCAACAGTTTTCCAGACGGTACAGAGCAACAACTTTTACAACTGTAGAGTTGACTGCACGATAACCAGGGGAACTGATCCCTATCTGTTCCCTCTGCTGTTCCCTTATCTAATTTCATCGAGAATTGAACGAGACATCTGAATAGTTACTGTGCACACAAGGGAACTAATTGTATCAGGAACCTTATCCGGTTCTCTCATAAAGTTtgttaaattatcaaaataaaaGACGCATAACTTATCAAAATGATATCGACATTTTGATTGAGATTAAACTCATCTAAAATTTTAAATCGTTAAATATTTAAGTGGAAAACTCAAACTGTGTCTTCCTATTGTCATTCGTGCCTGCTTTCAAAAAAGATTTACTTAGACGTGTCATTTAATCACGTTTAAATCaaaatgagtttaacttttatttattaatagtattaaaaaaaattgataaTCAAATTATTTATATACGTTTAAAACAAAATGAGTTTAAGTTTTGATTgataattttaaataataataaatatctttttATAATATATTAAATGATACGAGAGTAATAAGAAGTAGTGAGTACTGATAGTAGAAAAAAGGCATAATAGACTAATAGACATTTGTATTTCTTTTCATTTAACATCTCGGCCCTCTTACTCTATTAGAGTTTCAAGTGGACACGTGAACTTGTTCAAACATGATATTCTAAACACTTCTACAGTTGTGTCTTGCTCACTTGCTTGACGTGGATGACACATCATGACACATCAGTGTCCTCGTCAGAGTTTTCATGGTAAAATAATAATTTACTTTTTTTCACATTATTTACAAATTATATAATTTCTTTTCATGTTTTACTTGTTCATCTACTTTATTTTTACTTCACGAAAAGCACCCCTCTTCGGTCACACCATTGATGGAGAGTTCCATTACATATTTACTTTAAAATTACATATAAATAAACAAGACCCATCAAATATCTTTACTCAATTTGAAGAAAATTTGAATggattgctctagtggtgagcaccctccacttccaaccaagaggttgtgagttcgagtcacgcCAAGAGCAatgtggagagttcttggagggagggagccgagagtctattggaaacagccgctctacccaaggtaggggtaaggtctgcgtacacactaccctccccagactccactagtggaattatactaggttgttgtaATTTGAAGAAAACTTGAATATTTATTCAATGATTATTACCAATAAGGCCacgatctgcgtacacactaccctccccaaactccaCTAGTGAAATTATAATAGGTTGTTGTAATTTGAAGAAAACTTGAATATTTATTCAATGATTATTACCAATAAGGCCAAGATAATACCCTTTTTCAGTCACTATCCCATAGAGTTCCGGTGCAAACTTATAAATTAGAACAACAAATTTAAACGAGACTTATCAAGAATCTTTACCCAATTCGAAGAAAGTTGGAATCTTTATTTACAAACCCCCCTAGAATCAATTGAAGTCAAATCCCACACTTATAAGTAGCTAAAACAGAAAATCAATTGAATCTTCATAGGTTTCATTTGAACCCCCACTGGAAGAATAGAGGgagaaagaagaagaggaagagaagaatggaagggaagaagaagagaaatgGGGGATGGGGAACGGACGACACTAATGAGGGAGGAGGAAGGTCTCTTCagcctttttattttatttttctttctctctttttaactttattttctgcctcctctttttatttttttctacttATTTTAATCTTTTAAATCAAAATTACCCGTGCTCACTCTCTTCATTCGGGTGCATTACGCGCATATTATCCAGAACAGGCGGTTAATTATACCGCCGACTTGAGCGATACAGGCATTAAAAGCTCTTTAGCATGTTTGATGGTCGGAAACCAAAATACTGTAAAATGTAAATAAGAAGCGTCGAATGTTATACAAACACCCATAAAAGATGTTAAATGGAAAAACAGAGAAAACACGTAAAAGCAGGACACGTGGCAATGTGGAGTACCAAAGGTTGAGATGGCGTTGCTCAGTATCCAAACTCTACTTACTGCAGTCGACAGAAACTCCTGATTCTCCAATTCTCCGTTCGTTCTTTTTCCCAAATCCCAAAATATCCACAAAATACTGTACTATTATATATTCGAATTTATCATAAAATGGGTCAACTCTTTAAAAGCCAGGCTCAAGCCCATCCGATCACTAATTATCAGATCTAATCTCAGGTTGTTCGACCCTATTAATGTTTTAGAAATTTTGATTAAGCTATATAAACTTCGTCATCGTCATGCCAATTAAGGGAATGCACGACTAGTTGTCAATTCGTTATACTTACCAATCGACTTTAGAGGTTGATATGACAAGACATTAAATGCAGGCTCATGGAGTAAAACAAGACCAAAATGTCACCAGCAATTGGTACAAAGGGAGGAGAATTCTTTGTTTGACCAAGACTATGAGTAATACATACATAGAGACATGTATACATATCATTTTCAAAGTTTTAGACCAAAGCAGGTAGGTTTCTTACCATTGAACTGAGAATATATACTAAGAGAAGCCAAAACCCACACGTGAGGAACCTAAATTACTCTAAATTCAAAGGTGTGACGTGGAGCTTTATTATTCTGGCTTTGTAGTACTTAGTAATGTCAAACTTAAGCGGAAATCAAAAGTAATTAAAGAAGCTTATCAGCTGTTAATTAAATGTTTGACTTTAAGGAAACAACAAAACCTACTAATTGGACTAACAACAGTTTGAGAAATAATTTACTGTTCCATTACACAAAATACTGTAATTACTCAAAACCAAAAAGAAGTGGCTTTGTTTAATGGTGATAAAGTTATAGTTACACTGAGTGGCCTTTGGAAGGCTGAATAGGCTTGCGTAATTAGACTGTGGACAGTATTATGATACGCAAAAAGAATCGAAGGAAGAAGACAAAATTATGGGATCTGCATGTTTTTATTGCACCTCCTCTGCCAAAACACAGATCATGCAAAATCCTCACTTTTTTTTTCTGTCTCTATCTCTATTCCTCTTCTACTCTTTTCTACTATAAACTAGGAATATACAAATTTTAAAATAATCAAAtcatttaataataattattaagtAAAAAGTAAAATTGGCAATACGAAGATTAGCCAAAATATCTGCATTATAACACACTAATAATTAGAGTCGGCCGAAGAATTTTGTCTATGGATCTTCAAATTAAAATTCATATGCTTTACTAAATTTCAATgaataatataatttaaaaatacaagaagTTCGGTGCTATAATCTCACGATCGAATCCATCACGATTAAATTTTAATTCGCTTTTGTTGATAGGGTTAAATTACTTTAAGTTGTTCGAGCAAGTAATGTTTAATTCATAAACAAATAGCAAGAACCAATTTTCTAAACCGGGTTTGGTAACAATTAAGAATAAGCCTTCCTCAAATTAAAGATCAAGTCACTTTCTAAACTTAATGTTACTTTACTTAAACATTACTAGAAGTGGTTCAAAAGACTTTCATTGTTAGAAGCAACCCACTGTTCACACTTCTTTTTAGCGAGGCTTGACTTTCTGCGGGTTTACAGAATTCTTTACTATagtaattaattagctaaattaaaaAGATCTTTGGGTATGTCTCGGTAAGTGTGCTAATCCTATAGGGTTTCTGTAGAGTTGAGTCATACTTATTAGGCTTCAGaaaaagttttttctttttttttctttagcttTAAAGATATATACAGAGAGAGAGGGAAAAGGTCAAAAAAAAAGGGTGGTCAGCACAGCACGCTTTGCTCATTGAACCAAACAAATTACAACAAATTTTTTTTGGGGGTTGTGGTTGCGTGAGTTTTGCTACAAATCCGTTTGCTGTTTTTAGGATTGGGTCCGTTCCTTTGAGTGAAGAGAATCTCCCTCTGCCCCCCTATTTTCTCTATATACATGACTCTCCCTCTTATATTTCTAGCTTCCTTTTATTTACATCTTCTGCTATTTCTCTCTCTCTATTAACTCTATTCTTCAGTCTTGAATACTCTCAAGATAAAACCCACTCTCACTCTCTGCTTACCCCAGAAAATATTTTAGTCATCACCATATATAATAGCCCTTCCTCCTTTTCTTGGCCtatttttctttgtctttgtAGTGTTCCTTTTGGGTTTTACATCTTCTGGATTCGAAGTATTAAATCATCTGGTTTCTGGGTTTTAGAGAACTTATATACAGTATTTTTTCTCCATCACTATGTGGGTGTCTTTCACTTCAAGCTTTGGTTGAAACTCAAGGTATTTACAACAACGATCTTCAACTTTCCATGACCTTTTTGCATGTTTTTAACCATAGCTTATTCTTAAACGTAAATTTCTTGTGAACTTGATGTTATCTTCTTTTATGCAGGAAGTTACTTAGGTAGATATCAAACAGAGGTggtcttttatttcatttttattgaCGTTGAATACATAACAAAGTTAAAGAAATGGAAGGTTATTCAAGAAACGAGGAGAAAAAGCTCGAGTTAAGGCTTGGTCCCCCAAACGGAGACTGGTCTAGAGAAAAGGATGAAACCCATTTCCCTTTTGGTTACATCTCAAACGCTCCTAACAATGGAAGCCAAGTTCAGCAGCAGaagttttcttcatttcttcagcTTCAATCAACACCACAGAAACATAGTGTTATGGCACAGGAATCATTACAGACAGCTGGTTGCACTAAAGCAGTAGATATGCAGAAGAGTGCTGCAGAAAAGAAGGCATTTTCACCAGCTACAAAAACAGGTCCTGTCCCCAACAGTGCTCAGAAAAGGTAACTCAGCTTTTTGCTCCCCTTATTTGTTTTTACTTTACTTGTTTTTGACAGAGGATATTCACTATTGCACTCCATGTCAGGTGCTGTTGTGGTCCTATGCACAGAATTCTTTCATTTCACCTTGTGTGATTTGCAGATCAGTATAAagtatttttatgtattttcaTTCATTAATTGCTCCTACTTTTGAAAGTTGGTTTCTGCATTAAGTTTGatctttttaaaaaaagaaagcaAATTGATAGTACTATTTTCATTCATTTATTTCGTTTAATTGTGTCAGTCAAACAACAAATAGTGCCTTATTTTCTCAGTTCCTAACCATTTGATATGGTACAAATATGTTGAATCATATTTGAGCCGTGTTTCTCTTTTGTTTGGTGCATATCCTTTTCGTGTTATAACATACTTCATTCCGTGTACACAACTTTTGATTACCCGGAAATTTAGGCAATTCTTTCCTTGTTTTAGCttaattttattgatttaagTTATATGTTGGTTCAATTTAATCTTTTATAGCATGTTATCACTCAATTTTCTCGAGTTAATCCTTGCATGAGTGTAATAGCATGCATGTTATCACTCAATTTTTTCAAGTTAATCTTACCATGAATAATTACATGTTGTTATAGGTCAATTTAACTATGGTTTAAAAATCTATACATGTTCACATAGCACTGATTGTGTGATTCATTTTAATATATCGGGTTGTAGCAGGTTATCACTGAATTTCACAAGTTACCATTCATTTTAAATTAATGGCTTGTAGCACGTTATCACACAATTTCACAATGTTACCTTATTAGGCTGGAAAATTTACTTCTTAACTTAGGTGTTATcgatttattttactttaatgGTTTCAAAAATTTATATACCGTCAATACATAAAATTAAACTCCATTTTTATACACCTCTCTAGCTTGTGATGCCCTGTGTTAGTGGTGGTTTGAAGTTTTCCCTATGGCCGCTTTCGGCttttatttatataataatttaaagTTATTGGGCCTTTATTATCCTAATTATTTACAAATTCCATATGATAGTAACGATTTTATTCTTGAGACTAACTtgtgttacttgtttaattcTTTATAAAAATAGGACTGCACCAGCACCAGTAGTGGGTTGGCCTCCAATTCGTTCATTTAGGAAGAATATTGCAAGTAGCAGCTCTTTGAAACCTGTGACTGAGTCACataatgtggtcccaaataagaTTGTTGCCAACAAAAAACCAATGGAAATTTGTCAGAAAGGATTATTTGTTAAGATCAATATGGATGGTATTCCTATTGGAAGGAAAGTAGATCTCAAAGCTTACGACAGCTATGATAAACTCTCCTCTGCTGTTGATGAACTCTTTAGAGGCCTTCTTGCAGGTTAATAATTTTTTCATTCTTTTTAGAGTTTAACTTAAATACGTCGATCGGAAAAACAGCCTTTCTGTCCTCCAGGGGAAAGTCTTCGTACACAACAACCCAGTGAGATCTCACtgctgggttgttgttgttgttacatcGACTGGTAAAAGGTGAAACTTATATAATCTTGAAAATGCGGAACCTTCTATAACATGTAAAGATGACTTAGTAGTATAAGTACA
Encoded proteins:
- the LOC104100899 gene encoding auxin-responsive protein IAA26-like gives rise to the protein MEGYSRNEEKKLELRLGPPNGDWSREKDETHFPFGYISNAPNNGSQVQQQKFSSFLQLQSTPQKHSVMAQESLQTAGCTKAVDMQKSAAEKKAFSPATKTGPVPNSAQKRTAPAPVVGWPPIRSFRKNIASSSSLKPVTESHNVVPNKIVANKKPMEICQKGLFVKINMDGIPIGRKVDLKAYDSYDKLSSAVDELFRGLLAAQSDPSGGGKEKKEEGEKAITGLLDGSGEYTLVYEDNEGDRMLVGDVPWHMFVSTVKRLRVLKSSDLSTLTRGIKQN